In Formosa haliotis, the sequence TTATGTATAAGAATAGTGCGGTTTTGTATGCGTGGATTTTCCGAAGGAAAATCAGAAGCTAGCAAAACTGTACTAACCTTTGATTAAGTACTAACTACCGCATTATTTTTATACGGTGTTAGCTTTAGTTATTTTTATATTCAAAGTCAAGTTCAAACCATTGATTTATTGAGTCAATCTCCTTTATTATGAATTTCAATTCTCCTTTTTCAAGTGGTGTTTCTCCGACATAATCAATAGGTTGAATATAATATTTTCTGTTTTTTGTATCATAAAATCTTACGAATCCGTAATGATATGCAGATTTTACATTTGTCCATTCCGTTTGAGAATGTTTTTCGAGTTTATCATATGTTAGAGACGTATCGGGTAATCCAACTGTTATGTTTCTTAATTCAAATTCTGTTGAGTTATAAAGACTAAATTTTAATTCCTTTTTTGTTTCGCTTTTTTCGACTTTAATTTCAACTTTTTCGTTCTGATTTTTTAATTCCTTTTTACAATTATAAAAAGAAAGTCCTAAAATCAATATGAAGAGTGTTTTTTTCATAATTAAAGCTAACGGTCTCGTATAACCGTCAGTTACGGGTTAATATGTGTTAATTTTCGGTTTAGCACTGACGTTAGCAATTCCGAGTGGATTCGGACGTAGTCGAATCCGCCGTAATTGCGGTTATACATTGTTGCCAACCGTTTTTTATTATTCAGATTATTATTTTTTAAACTCAAAATATTATGTCAAAATTCAAACAAATTAAAACTCCAGAAATATTATTTATTGACGATTCCGATGTTCAATATAATTTCCGTAAGCTATTACAAAATCTGAATCGTTATCGGAAAGTTCGATTTTATTCAATTCGGATTGGTCTTTTAGCTTTATTTTTTCTCGGAATTTATGGAATCCTGCAACTGATTTAGGCGACATAGAGTCCGCAAACACGTCAAAATATTTATCTAAATCCGTTTGATAATTTATAAAACCAATATTCACATTTTTTAAATCCCAACTTATGTTAAACGCAACAACATATTTTCCAGTCGAAAACATTCCAGAAGGTAATTCAGTCGTTTTTGGTGTTTCGCTCAATATTTTTTCAAAAGTCAGTCCGTGTACTGCTAAAATATATTCAGCTTTTTTTAAGTCAGTCGTAAAACCTCCTAAATCATATTTTTCTAATTTATCTACGAATAATGTCATTTACGATGTGTTTTGTCAAATGGTTGGCAACGATGGCGAATATGAAAAGTAGCAGGATCTACAAACTAACTTTTCGTATCGTCACAGGTTTTAAATTTATAAATTATATTTCGTTTTTGCTCTTAACTGCTATTTTTTATATGCGCTGTTGTGTTTAGTATTTTTTATTTTCCAGTCTTTTATAGCTTTCTAAATTCTTTTTTTTATACCTGGATCTTTAATCTTCTCTCTTCCTCTAAATACGGTGTATGGAGGACGCTACATAAGGTGACCAGCACCCAAACTTGATTTTCTTTTAAGATTGGTTATATAAAGCTTTATATGACTTGTCTTAAAATAAAACTTGCTTCGATTCCGGTGCAGTTTAAAAATTTATAAAAATCTTAAGCTATTGATATGGTCGACTGTAAACATCTTGTTATCAGATCGTTGGCAGTGTTAAATAACACCAAAAACTTGACTTTCTCATTTTTTTTCAATAACTTAAAACAAACTGTTTAACGTTGCAAACGTTTTGAGAGCGCGCTCTCAACGATTTCTAGCGCACAGTTTGCGATTTGAAATTCTCCTTAACTCGTTTTTAAATCAACTGATTTTTATAAATAAAAAAAAAACCTCGAAGCAAGCCGCAAAGTTTGGGGGATGACCGAAAGTCATTCATATTAAACGCAACGTTTATGTATATGGAAAGTTGCGTGTTTGTGTGCGAGGATTTTCCGAAGGAAAATCAGACGTAGCAAACGTGCAACGACCTTTGTTTTAGTACAACACCAGCAATTTTTTATATACGGTGTTACCATACGTTTTTTATTCCGTTTTTTTTAATTTAGACGTTTTCACAACAATTGTGTTTCCCCAAATATCTCCTAATCGTTGATTTTTATCTGTATTTTTTATTGTTATAATTCCGATTAGTCCAAAAAAGAACATATCAATTGGGTCAAGTAAATGTCTTTTTAAAGATTGTCCAAAAGTCAGTTTTTCGTCAATTCCGCTAAAAGTTGAGTTGTCAGTTGATTTTCGGATTGAGACAGGTTTTAGTCCAACTAAAGAATTTCCGAGTGTTGCGCCGAACCATTGTTCAAGTCCGATTGTCATTATTCCCCAGAACAAAATTGGTCCTAATGCTGGTAATCCGCTTACTGCTAATTCTCCTTCAGAATCAGGTTTTCCGAAAGCAAACAGAAAAATAAAGAAGAAAATATATATAATTAAATAGTCCACAATTCCTGCTAAAATTCGTTTTCCAATATTAGGAACTGTTTTCAATTCAGTTGATAAGTTTGTTTCGTTCATCGGCTGCATTCAAGGTTCTAACGCAACAAACGTTGCTTTTTTTTGCTTGATACTAAGCTACATTTTTTAGTTCAGAATCCATAATTTCTTGAGGTGTTTTATAACCTATGATTTTTCGAGGTCTGTTGTTTAGTTTTTGTTGAATTGTCATTAGTAATTTTTCATCAATTTGATTAAAGTCTGTTCCCTTAGGAAGGTATCTTCTAATTAGTCCATTAGTATTTTCATTGGTTCCTCTTTCCCAGGAAGAGTATGGATGAGCAAAGAAAATTTTCATACCCGTATTTTGGGTGATTTTTTCGTGTTTTGCCATTTCAATTCCATTATCATAAGTCAAGGATTTTTTAAAAATGTTGTTTAATTGATTTAGTTTTTGAGAAAACATTTTAGCGACTTCATCTGCTTTTTTAGAGTTTAGTTTAATAATGATGGTATATCTAGCTTTTCGTTCTACAATGGTTCCTATGGCACTTTTGTGATTCTTCCCAATGATTAAATCACCTTCCCAATGTCCAATTTCAATTCTGTCTTCAATATGCTTAGGTCTATTGTCTATACTGACTTGGTTGATTATTTTGCTGCCAGTACCACGCCTTTTTTTAGCCGGTCTACGTCTAGTTTTTTTACGTACAAGTAGTTTGATTAGTTTTTTGTTTAAACTTGCTTGTGGTCTTGTGTAAATGTGTCTGTAAATCGCTTCATGAGAAATAGACATTATAGAATCGTTGGGATAAAGCTCTTTAATTCTTCCAGATATTTGTTCTGGAGTCCACTCAGATAAAAGTCCTTTATAGACAAAATGTTTTAGAGGTTTATGTGTGCTAATTTTATCTAGATTTCTTTTGTTTAAGTAATCATCTTTCGCACACCAATGTGATAAATGAGCATCGTATTTATCATTGGTATTACCGACTAATTTGTTTACTTCTCTAGTGATGGTTGATCTTGATCTTTTGAGCTGTTTAGCGATATAAGCTTTGGATCTATTTTCGTTTAAAAGAGTCTCAATTTGGATTCTTTCTTTTAAGGTAAGTCGTCTATGCTTTTTTACTTCCATTATAACAAATCTATAATTTTAGATTTGTTGCGTTAAGTTATTGAATAGAGCTCGTTGTTTCTCAAATGTATGGTAACGTGTTTGGCTATGGTTTCGTTGCGTGAAAATCCGCGAGGATTTTCCGCCGAAAACCGAAGATAGCAAATTTGCGAGGACTTTCCGAGAGGAAAGTCAGAAGCAATGAACTATAGCCGGTGTTGTAGCACGTTTTTATTCTATTCGGTTAAACATATTTTTATAGTTAAACTCATTAATAATTTCTTCGCAAATAGCGTTCAGTTTAACTAAATTGAGTTCGTTGTTCGTTTTATGATTCAAATTCGGTTTATCCCTTTCAGTTGTTAAATCGTAAGTGTCAAAATGATTAGTAAATTCTGTTGACTCGGTAAAAAACCAAAAATATCTTTGCGGTTGATGAGTTACAGAAGAAATGCTTTTGTAAACTAATCCATTTTTTCCTAGACTGTCCCGTTTTAATTGATAAGATTTTACTTTTTCAGATTTCAGTTTTTCGTAGTTCTTTTTATAAAGTTCAATCGGTTTTGAATCGGATAATTTTAATGAATTAAATTCTCCACAATTATCAAATTTTTTCACATAACCATCTTTTCCGTCTTTCCAAAACGCATACATTGTAAAGTAAGTTCCATTCGGATTACAAGAATTTGGGTCGCTCAAATCCGCAATATATGCAGTTCCATATGTAATCCGTTTTACGACAAAAAAATCCGTTATGTTTTTTTCGTTCAGTTCCGCTTTAAATTCCGAAATGAGCGATTCCGTTGGGTCAATTTTTTCTTGTCCCAAGGTCAGATTAAAAATCAGAA encodes:
- a CDS encoding RDD family protein; amino-acid sequence: MNETNLSTELKTVPNIGKRILAGIVDYLIIYIFFFIFLFAFGKPDSEGELAVSGLPALGPILFWGIMTIGLEQWFGATLGNSLVGLKPVSIRKSTDNSTFSGIDEKLTFGQSLKRHLLDPIDMFFFGLIGIITIKNTDKNQRLGDIWGNTIVVKTSKLKKTE
- a CDS encoding IS30 family transposase, which gives rise to MEVKKHRRLTLKERIQIETLLNENRSKAYIAKQLKRSRSTITREVNKLVGNTNDKYDAHLSHWCAKDDYLNKRNLDKISTHKPLKHFVYKGLLSEWTPEQISGRIKELYPNDSIMSISHEAIYRHIYTRPQASLNKKLIKLLVRKKTRRRPAKKRRGTGSKIINQVSIDNRPKHIEDRIEIGHWEGDLIIGKNHKSAIGTIVERKARYTIIIKLNSKKADEVAKMFSQKLNQLNNIFKKSLTYDNGIEMAKHEKITQNTGMKIFFAHPYSSWERGTNENTNGLIRRYLPKGTDFNQIDEKLLMTIQQKLNNRPRKIIGYKTPQEIMDSELKNVA